Proteins encoded within one genomic window of Thiothrix litoralis:
- a CDS encoding CobW family GTP-binding protein, producing the protein MTDTVDARIPITLLTGFLGSGKTTVLNSLLRAPPLTAVIMNEFGSIGLDHQLVDNIQGTMALLSGGCVCCEIQGSLVPTLKNLWMGRRDGKIPPYERIIIETTGIADPTPIMETLLRSDWVAKRHYLDGVVTTVDAVFGNQQLDQHFEALRQVAGADRLLLTKTDLADVASIQQLESRLAQLNPSAAISHIQHGNVDPDSLFKLRAYHQSEPAKAKQWLAAEHFRLVSANLPLKQPSILNPSVPTHGGTDQRIRSFSLTFDEALPWAGVSEALDTLVEFCSARLLRMKAIVNVQEYPGRPIVLHAVQHLFYPSVELPAWPDDDQRSRFVFITSDLDEDFVSNLLTSFTQTVSKP; encoded by the coding sequence ATGACTGACACGGTGGACGCTCGCATCCCCATCACCCTGCTGACCGGCTTCCTTGGCAGCGGTAAAACCACCGTGCTCAATAGCCTGTTACGTGCGCCGCCACTGACGGCGGTGATCATGAATGAATTCGGCAGCATCGGCCTCGATCACCAACTGGTTGATAATATTCAAGGCACAATGGCGCTGCTTTCTGGCGGTTGCGTGTGCTGCGAAATTCAAGGTTCGCTGGTTCCCACCCTGAAAAACCTGTGGATGGGGCGGCGCGACGGCAAAATCCCCCCCTATGAACGCATCATTATCGAAACTACCGGCATTGCCGACCCCACCCCGATCATGGAAACCTTGCTACGTTCCGACTGGGTAGCCAAACGCCATTATCTGGATGGCGTCGTCACCACGGTGGATGCGGTGTTCGGCAACCAACAGCTCGACCAGCATTTTGAAGCGCTGCGCCAAGTCGCGGGTGCAGACCGTTTGCTGCTGACCAAAACCGACCTGGCCGATGTGGCCAGCATCCAGCAACTCGAAAGCCGCCTTGCCCAGCTCAACCCTTCCGCCGCCATTAGCCACATCCAGCACGGCAACGTTGACCCGGACAGTCTTTTCAAACTGCGGGCTTACCACCAATCCGAACCGGCAAAAGCCAAGCAGTGGCTGGCAGCCGAGCATTTCCGGCTGGTTAGTGCGAATTTGCCGCTGAAACAGCCCAGCATCCTCAACCCTAGCGTACCCACACACGGCGGCACGGATCAGCGCATCCGCAGCTTTTCCCTGACGTTCGACGAAGCCTTGCCGTGGGCAGGCGTTTCCGAAGCCCTCGATACGCTGGTGGAATTTTGCAGCGCCCGCCTGTTACGCATGAAAGCCATCGTCAATGTGCAGGAATACCCCGGTCGCCCCATCGTACTCCACGCCGTACAACACCTGTTTTACCCCTCGGTGGAATTACCCGCATGGCCTGACGACGATCAGCGTAGCCGCTTTGTGTTTATCACCTCAGACCTTGACGAAGACTTTGTAAGCAATTTGCTGACATCGTTTACCCAAACCGTTAGCAAGCCATAA
- a CDS encoding Fur family transcriptional regulator has protein sequence MNTPHDEQAARELLQQSSGRITPARIGVLGILLEAKAALSHQEIEQLATQQGLSFDRVTLYRALDWLVEQGMAHKISGADRTWRYNAQTGTAHQHAHFHCNHCQQVFCLENLQPAFMLSLPPGYQLEQVEVNLQGTCPACQPKT, from the coding sequence ATGAATACACCCCACGACGAACAGGCCGCCCGCGAATTGCTCCAGCAATCCAGTGGTAGAATTACGCCTGCCCGCATTGGCGTGCTGGGTATTTTGCTGGAAGCCAAAGCCGCCCTGAGCCATCAGGAAATCGAACAACTCGCCACCCAACAGGGCTTGTCTTTCGACCGCGTAACCCTGTACCGCGCCCTCGACTGGCTGGTAGAACAGGGCATGGCTCACAAGATCAGCGGCGCAGACCGTACTTGGCGTTACAACGCGCAAACCGGCACAGCGCACCAGCACGCGCACTTCCACTGCAACCATTGCCAGCAAGTGTTTTGTCTGGAAAATTTGCAACCCGCTTTCATGCTTTCCTTACCGCCGGGCTACCAGCTTGAGCAAGTAGAAGTGAACCTGCAAGGCACTTGCCCCGCTTGTCAGCCGAAAACCTAA
- the creD gene encoding cell envelope integrity protein CreD, with amino-acid sequence MHNQRFYLKLAIIAFLILFLLIPQAFMLGLVGERASWRQQAYSSIEQSWPGMQTLAGPVLIVPYQLTYNTKERVKDKDGKERETVREVTDHELLYLIPNQLDIASKLQSALRYRGIYDVPVYSSGLQVSGAFNTQPLLDLIATTKGKQLHWDKPQLSVMVRDQRGIAAPPSLQWNGANLAFKPGNNLPGSASAGMHAILPEIDPTQTSQVPFAFDLELRGMHSMNFALLAENSAVKLSANWPHPSFSGELLPETREVSDTGFNAVWKASSFSYNVSGALEQCRQGECAGLLERAVGFELIQPVDVYQQSERSIKYAALFIVLTFVVLILFELLKKLRVHPVQYTLVGFALLVFYLLLISLSEHVDFLRAYTVAALASTSLLTLYFGAILHSRKLGLMLGSGLAGLYALLYVILQAEENALLMGSVLIFAVLALLMLATRHLDWYALTAGNSPSRTASGTDQPAPVIADDAPVR; translated from the coding sequence GTGCACAACCAGCGTTTCTACCTCAAACTTGCCATCATCGCTTTCCTGATCTTGTTTTTGCTGATTCCGCAAGCCTTCATGCTGGGGCTGGTCGGCGAACGCGCCAGTTGGCGGCAGCAAGCCTACAGCAGCATCGAACAAAGCTGGCCGGGGATGCAAACCCTCGCAGGCCCCGTGCTCATCGTGCCTTATCAGCTCACCTATAACACCAAGGAAAGGGTCAAGGACAAAGACGGTAAGGAACGCGAAACCGTGCGCGAAGTCACCGACCATGAGCTGCTTTACCTGATCCCCAACCAGCTCGACATTGCCAGCAAGCTGCAAAGCGCCTTGCGCTACCGGGGCATTTACGACGTGCCGGTGTACAGCAGCGGCCTGCAAGTCAGCGGCGCATTCAACACTCAGCCCCTGCTCGACCTGATCGCCACCACCAAGGGCAAGCAACTCCACTGGGACAAGCCGCAACTGTCGGTAATGGTGCGTGACCAACGCGGCATTGCCGCCCCGCCCAGCCTGCAATGGAACGGAGCCAACCTCGCCTTCAAACCTGGCAACAACCTGCCCGGCAGCGCCAGCGCGGGGATGCACGCCATTCTCCCCGAAATTGACCCTACCCAGACCAGCCAAGTGCCCTTCGCGTTTGATCTGGAATTGCGCGGAATGCATTCGATGAATTTTGCCCTGCTCGCCGAAAACAGCGCGGTAAAACTCAGCGCCAACTGGCCGCACCCCAGCTTCAGCGGCGAATTGCTACCCGAAACCCGCGAAGTCAGCGACACCGGCTTCAACGCCGTGTGGAAAGCCTCGTCGTTTTCCTACAATGTCAGTGGCGCGTTGGAACAATGCCGTCAGGGTGAATGCGCTGGCTTACTGGAACGTGCGGTCGGTTTCGAGCTGATCCAGCCGGTGGATGTGTACCAGCAATCCGAACGCAGCATCAAATACGCCGCGCTGTTTATCGTGCTGACCTTCGTGGTGCTGATCCTGTTTGAATTGTTGAAAAAGCTGCGGGTACACCCGGTGCAATACACCCTCGTTGGCTTTGCGCTGTTGGTGTTCTACCTGCTGCTGATTTCGCTGTCGGAACACGTCGATTTCCTGCGGGCGTATACGGTGGCGGCACTCGCCAGCACCAGTTTGCTGACGCTGTACTTCGGGGCGATTTTGCACAGCCGCAAGCTGGGCTTGATGCTCGGTTCGGGGCTGGCGGGGTTATACGCACTGCTGTACGTCATCTTGCAGGCTGAAGAAAACGCCTTGCTGATGGGCAGTGTGCTGATTTTCGCGGTACTCGCGCTGCTGATGTTGGCCACCCGTCACCTTGACTGGTATGCCTTGACGGCGGGAAATTCCCCTAGCCGTACAGCTTCCGGTACAGACCAGCCTGCTCCAGTAATTGCTGATGACGCCCCTGTTCGCTGA
- a CDS encoding DUF3299 domain-containing protein: protein MNTRILPVLLASLLLVACGEEKPADKAPDQAAESGQAIAQPAVASASAKQPDKQAEDLMDAQAELPVDAPAIGTPIQNLAPKTGDQPKQHGEYTEIEWENLELPGEGLADIMKKYQPQIDTIPEGDPAEEAVMEKMQAELNAAPVNPALNGKKVKIPGFISPLEVDETKGMVKEFLLVPYFGACIHVPPPPLNQTLLVKPLEGKSIGMERMYEPVWVSGTIVTEQVHTDLAEAGYQIKDASVTIYEEKEDDAQQRQD, encoded by the coding sequence ATGAACACAAGGATTTTACCTGTATTGCTGGCTAGCCTGTTATTGGTGGCCTGTGGTGAAGAAAAACCGGCTGATAAAGCCCCCGACCAAGCCGCCGAGAGTGGTCAAGCCATTGCCCAGCCTGCTGTTGCCAGCGCAAGCGCCAAGCAGCCTGACAAACAAGCAGAAGACTTGATGGACGCTCAAGCCGAACTACCTGTGGATGCCCCAGCGATTGGTACGCCCATCCAGAACCTTGCCCCCAAAACCGGCGACCAACCCAAACAGCACGGCGAATACACCGAAATCGAGTGGGAAAACCTTGAATTGCCCGGTGAGGGCTTGGCAGACATTATGAAAAAGTACCAGCCACAAATCGACACTATCCCCGAAGGTGATCCCGCCGAAGAGGCCGTCATGGAAAAAATGCAGGCAGAGCTGAATGCTGCCCCGGTCAACCCGGCGCTCAATGGCAAAAAGGTCAAAATCCCCGGCTTCATCTCGCCACTGGAAGTCGATGAAACTAAAGGCATGGTGAAAGAATTCCTGCTGGTACCGTATTTTGGCGCGTGCATCCACGTGCCGCCCCCACCGCTCAACCAGACCTTACTGGTCAAGCCGCTGGAAGGCAAAAGCATTGGCATGGAGCGCATGTACGAGCCGGTATGGGTGTCTGGCACGATCGTCACCGAACAAGTTCACACTGATCTTGCCGAAGCGGGCTACCAGATCAAGGATGCTTCCGTCACCATCTACGAAGAAAAAGAGGATGATGCTCAGCAGCGCCAGGATTAA
- a CDS encoding YiaA/YiaB family inner membrane protein, whose protein sequence is MNDTLALPNSSSWTFFVKLTFGIALTAMVAFIFFLEGNLLTKGYLALNALFLVSSTIMLSKTLRDDHEAQRLANRINEAKTNKILKEYAE, encoded by the coding sequence ATGAACGACACACTCGCCCTTCCCAATAGCAGTAGCTGGACATTTTTCGTCAAGCTGACGTTCGGTATCGCTTTAACGGCAATGGTCGCCTTCATTTTCTTTCTGGAAGGCAACTTATTGACCAAGGGGTATCTGGCGTTAAACGCCCTGTTTCTTGTCAGTTCCACCATTATGCTCTCGAAAACCCTGCGTGATGACCACGAAGCGCAACGTTTGGCGAACCGTATCAACGAAGCCAAAACCAACAAAATCCTTAAAGAATATGCTGAGTAA
- a CDS encoding ABC transporter permease: MILLNLTLRSLWNRRASLLLTLFSIAISVSLLLGVEYIRKEAKSSFLSTISGTDLVVGARSGPVQLLLYSVFRIGNATNNISWQSYQDIASKPLVDWTIPISLGDSHKGYRVLGTNQDYFRHYRYGDKHLLAFAAGKPFEGVFDTVLGAEVASKLGYKLNDKIVVAHGAASTSFTLHDDKPFHVVGILKPTGTPIDRTVHVTLEGIEAIHIDWVNGTKVPGYHISADEALHKNLQPKLITAFMVGLKNRAAAFRVQREINDYKREPLLATVPGVALAELWQALGMFETVLRIITGFVVVAGLLGMLTTLLSTLNERRREMAILRAVGAHPYHVFLLFVLEGGVLAVLGCLLGAGLVYVGLFAARPWVVAEYGFYLRTWIPDLNDGLMLAVVAVLALLFSLIPGAIAYRRSLQDGLTVRV, encoded by the coding sequence ATGATCCTCCTCAACCTCACCCTACGCAGCCTGTGGAATCGCCGTGCCAGCTTGCTGCTCACGCTGTTTTCCATCGCCATCAGCGTCTCACTGCTATTGGGCGTGGAATACATCCGCAAAGAAGCCAAAAGCAGTTTCTTAAGCACCATCTCCGGCACAGATTTAGTGGTGGGCGCACGCAGTGGCCCGGTGCAATTGCTGCTCTACAGCGTGTTCCGCATTGGCAATGCCACCAACAATATCAGTTGGCAGTCGTATCAGGACATCGCCAGTAAACCGCTGGTGGACTGGACGATTCCCATCAGCCTCGGCGATTCGCACAAGGGCTATCGGGTGCTGGGTACGAATCAGGATTATTTCCGCCATTACCGCTACGGCGACAAGCACTTACTGGCATTCGCAGCGGGTAAACCGTTCGAGGGCGTATTTGATACGGTCTTGGGTGCAGAAGTTGCCAGCAAACTGGGCTACAAACTCAATGACAAAATCGTGGTGGCACACGGTGCGGCTTCCACTAGCTTTACCCTGCACGACGACAAGCCATTCCACGTGGTCGGCATCCTCAAACCGACCGGCACGCCCATCGACCGCACCGTGCATGTGACGCTGGAAGGTATCGAAGCCATCCACATTGACTGGGTGAACGGCACCAAAGTCCCCGGCTACCACATCAGCGCCGACGAAGCCTTGCACAAGAACCTGCAACCCAAGCTCATCACCGCCTTCATGGTCGGGCTAAAAAATCGGGCAGCGGCTTTCCGGGTGCAACGTGAGATCAATGATTACAAACGCGAACCCTTGCTGGCGACCGTCCCCGGTGTGGCCTTGGCGGAACTGTGGCAGGCGCTTGGCATGTTTGAAACCGTGCTGCGCATTATCACCGGCTTTGTGGTCGTCGCAGGCTTGCTGGGTATGCTAACCACGCTGCTGTCGACCTTGAATGAGCGACGCCGTGAAATGGCGATTCTGCGAGCCGTCGGCGCACACCCGTACCATGTTTTCCTGCTGTTTGTGCTGGAAGGCGGGGTATTGGCGGTGCTGGGTTGCTTGCTGGGGGCAGGGCTGGTGTACGTCGGGCTGTTTGCTGCCCGCCCGTGGGTGGTGGCGGAATACGGCTTTTACCTACGCACTTGGATTCCCGACCTCAATGATGGGCTGATGCTTGCAGTAGTGGCGGTGCTTGCGCTACTGTTCAGCCTGATTCCGGGGGCTATTGCGTATCGCCGCTCCCTCCAAGATGGTTTGACCGTAAGGGTTTGA
- a CDS encoding helix-turn-helix domain-containing protein translates to MPQTTELITTLKKLLKRHNKTYVDVADCLQLSEASVKRLFSEQNLSLQRLDDVCALMGMEISDLVHEMRAEHAKPISELTHAQEKEIADDLSLLLVTVLVLNRWSWQEIISRYNFSEAQVIRYLAHLDRLHIIELLPGNRIKLLVAPNFKWRDDGPIMKLFLAKIETEFFHSRFSKTHEKLVVLNGMLSDASNALFQRKMTQLAKDFDSLSKDDASLPVGERKGSTVLLALRDWDYERLFGEQRKSGRGKSQ, encoded by the coding sequence ATGCCGCAAACCACCGAACTCATTACCACCCTCAAAAAGCTCCTCAAGCGCCACAATAAAACCTATGTGGATGTTGCCGATTGCCTGCAACTCTCCGAAGCCAGCGTCAAACGCCTGTTTTCCGAACAAAACCTTTCACTGCAACGCTTGGATGACGTGTGTGCCTTGATGGGCATGGAAATTTCCGATCTGGTGCATGAAATGCGTGCCGAACACGCCAAGCCGATCAGCGAACTGACACACGCACAGGAAAAAGAAATTGCCGACGACCTCAGTCTGCTGCTGGTGACGGTACTGGTGCTTAATCGCTGGTCATGGCAAGAAATCATCAGCCGTTACAATTTCAGTGAAGCGCAGGTGATCCGCTATCTGGCGCACCTCGACCGCTTGCACATCATCGAATTGCTGCCCGGCAACCGCATCAAGCTGCTGGTTGCGCCCAATTTTAAATGGCGCGATGATGGCCCTATCATGAAACTGTTCCTCGCCAAGATCGAAACCGAATTCTTTCACAGCCGTTTCAGCAAGACCCATGAAAAGCTGGTGGTGCTGAATGGCATGTTGAGCGATGCCAGCAATGCGCTGTTTCAGCGTAAAATGACGCAACTGGCGAAAGATTTCGATTCCCTTAGCAAGGATGATGCCAGCCTGCCTGTGGGGGAGCGCAAGGGTTCCACCGTACTGCTGGCCTTGCGTGATTGGGATTACGAACGCCTATTTGGTGAGCAGCGTAAATCAGGACGAGGAAAGTCTCAGTAG
- a CDS encoding ABC transporter ATP-binding protein has product MPNVIELHNLHYRWKGQTHDTLAIAELHVAAGEHLFIRGASGSGKTTFLNLLAGILHPASGSLNILGHALHSMNHSARDRFRADHMGVIFQQFNLLPYLSVRENVQLPCHFSTRRKQQAGDMQATTNRLLEHLGLDRKLWERPVTDLSVGQQQRVAVARALIGSPELIIADEPTSALDTDTRDGFLDLLFKEAAAQGSTIVFVSHDPHIASHFPRVVDLAEVNRPPPQTVALYTSP; this is encoded by the coding sequence GTGCCTAACGTCATCGAACTCCACAACCTGCATTACCGCTGGAAAGGGCAGACCCACGACACGCTGGCGATTGCCGAACTGCACGTCGCAGCGGGTGAACACCTGTTCATTCGCGGCGCAAGCGGCAGCGGCAAAACCACTTTTCTCAACTTGCTGGCGGGAATCCTGCACCCTGCCAGCGGCAGCTTGAATATTCTGGGACACGCTTTGCACAGCATGAACCATTCCGCCCGTGATCGTTTTCGGGCGGATCACATGGGCGTGATTTTCCAACAGTTCAACCTGTTACCGTATTTATCGGTGCGTGAAAATGTGCAGTTACCTTGCCATTTTTCCACGCGACGCAAGCAACAGGCTGGGGATATGCAAGCCACCACCAACCGCCTGCTGGAACATCTGGGGCTGGATAGAAAACTGTGGGAACGCCCCGTCACTGACCTGAGCGTCGGGCAACAACAGCGCGTCGCCGTCGCTCGTGCCCTGATCGGCAGCCCTGAACTGATCATTGCGGATGAACCGACGTCGGCGCTGGATACCGATACCCGTGACGGCTTCCTCGACCTATTGTTCAAGGAAGCAGCCGCGCAGGGCAGTACGATTGTGTTCGTGAGCCACGACCCGCACATTGCCAGCCACTTTCCGCGTGTGGTGGACTTGGCGGAAGTGAATCGACCGCCACCCCAAACCGTTGCCTTGTATACTTCCCCCTAA
- a CDS encoding VF530 family protein, whose amino-acid sequence MTSPTDKTPSQPLHLATTQKQPRNPLHGLTLQAILTELVDYFGWEGLAERIPVRCFASDPSIASSLKFLRKTPWAREKVEGLYGFMLREKRRES is encoded by the coding sequence ATGACATCACCCACTGACAAAACGCCCTCACAACCGCTACACCTCGCAACCACTCAAAAGCAGCCCAGAAACCCACTGCACGGCCTGACCTTACAAGCCATCCTCACCGAACTGGTAGACTATTTTGGCTGGGAAGGTTTGGCGGAGCGCATCCCGGTACGCTGTTTTGCCAGTGACCCCAGCATCGCCTCCAGCCTGAAATTCTTGCGCAAAACCCCGTGGGCGCGGGAAAAAGTCGAAGGGTTATATGGCTTTATGTTACGTGAGAAACGGCGCGAATCATGA
- a CDS encoding class I SAM-dependent methyltransferase: protein MNQRLYTQGWDDYELLDAGDGKKLERWGKILTIRPEVQAYFKPGMSYSDWRTQAHWEFIETDKHSGTWQALRDAAPTTWEIGYQRLRFQLELTRFKHLGLFPEQRSNWDFIAERLPADGRFLNLFAYTGAASCVARQTGAETLHVDSIKQLLTWAHTNMERSGLADIKWVREDALKFVERELKRGRHYQGIIMDPPAWGLGKKGEKWKLDNKLEALLEGVQGLLAQDSFLILNTYSPTIGLLDIARLAHQYFRPQDCELRELWMQTSTGKELFYGNLLRVSSGQSH, encoded by the coding sequence ATGAACCAACGCCTCTACACCCAAGGTTGGGATGATTACGAACTGCTCGACGCAGGCGACGGCAAAAAGCTGGAACGTTGGGGGAAAATCCTCACCATCCGCCCCGAGGTGCAAGCCTATTTCAAGCCCGGTATGTCTTACAGCGACTGGCGCACACAGGCACATTGGGAGTTCATTGAAACCGACAAGCATTCCGGTACTTGGCAAGCCTTGCGTGATGCCGCCCCGACTACGTGGGAAATCGGTTATCAGCGCTTGCGTTTCCAACTGGAATTGACCCGTTTCAAGCACCTTGGCCTGTTCCCCGAACAGCGCAGCAACTGGGATTTTATTGCCGAACGTTTGCCTGCCGACGGACGTTTCCTCAACCTGTTTGCGTATACCGGAGCGGCGTCGTGTGTGGCACGGCAAACCGGAGCGGAAACCTTGCACGTCGATTCTATCAAACAACTGCTGACCTGGGCGCACACCAATATGGAGCGCAGCGGGCTGGCTGACATCAAGTGGGTGCGCGAAGACGCGCTCAAGTTCGTCGAACGCGAACTCAAACGCGGCAGGCATTACCAAGGCATTATTATGGATCCGCCCGCGTGGGGCTTGGGCAAAAAAGGCGAAAAATGGAAGCTCGACAATAAGCTGGAAGCACTGCTGGAAGGTGTGCAGGGTTTATTGGCGCAAGACAGTTTCCTGATCCTCAACACCTACTCGCCGACCATTGGCTTGTTGGACATTGCTCGGTTGGCACACCAGTATTTCAGACCGCAAGATTGCGAACTTCGCGAATTGTGGATGCAGACCAGCACGGGTAAAGAGTTGTTCTACGGTAATTTGCTGAGGGTAAGTTCAGGGCAATCGCATTAA
- a CDS encoding L,D-transpeptidase family protein, with amino-acid sequence MDYVKLKTGGKYSVAQRLEQFGTAAASRLAPHFQQAGVAFPPPAITLLAFKDSKRLELYARDPQGTWQQVRTYPIQAASGVLGPKRREGDRQVPEGIYAIESLNPNSLFHVSLRLNYPNAFDQQMGLADGREALGSDIMIHGKAKSIGCLAMGDEVAEELFALAAWVGKENMRVAIAPTDFRHKPFAQPTSLPWWAGDLYTALRTELSHYPLGN; translated from the coding sequence ATGGATTACGTGAAACTCAAAACTGGCGGTAAATACAGCGTGGCGCAACGGCTGGAACAGTTCGGCACGGCTGCTGCCAGCCGCCTTGCACCACACTTTCAGCAAGCAGGCGTAGCATTTCCACCACCTGCCATTACCTTGCTGGCATTCAAAGACAGTAAGCGGCTGGAGCTTTACGCCCGTGACCCGCAAGGTACATGGCAACAAGTGCGAACTTACCCCATCCAAGCCGCTAGCGGGGTGTTGGGGCCGAAACGGCGGGAAGGCGACCGCCAAGTGCCGGAAGGCATTTATGCCATCGAATCGCTTAACCCCAACAGCTTGTTTCATGTATCGTTGCGGCTCAATTACCCTAACGCTTTCGACCAGCAAATGGGGCTGGCGGATGGGCGCGAAGCACTGGGTTCTGACATCATGATCCACGGCAAAGCCAAATCCATCGGCTGTTTGGCAATGGGCGATGAGGTGGCAGAAGAATTATTTGCGCTGGCGGCGTGGGTGGGCAAGGAAAACATGCGGGTGGCGATTGCCCCGACAGATTTCCGGCACAAGCCATTCGCACAACCCACTAGCTTGCCGTGGTGGGCAGGGGATTTGTACACAGCCTTGCGCACTGAACTTTCACATTATCCACTGGGAAATTAG
- a CDS encoding PDDEXK nuclease domain-containing protein produces MSQNLSTSNDYKVFLQDIKQRIHTAQIKAALAVNQELLHLYWDLAEQIVAKQQAASWGDGFLQQMSRDLQAEFPGMRGFSKRNLELMRQWYRFWSSTPAITQQLVSQLPWGHNLIIISKIKHLDEALFYVQKTIENHWSRAVLIHQIESGFYQRNGKAINNFQATLPAPHSDLAHQTLKDPYCFDFLMLREKHDERELENALIEHITRFLLELGAGFSYMGRQYRLEVAGDEFFMDLLFYHVRLHCYVVIELKTVKFKPEFVGKLNFYISAVDSLLRTAEDNPTIGILICKSKNDTVVEYALRDVHKPIGVSEYTITKHLPADLQSSLPSIEEIEAELGKNSA; encoded by the coding sequence ATGAGCCAAAACCTCAGCACAAGCAATGATTACAAGGTGTTCTTACAAGACATCAAGCAGCGTATCCACACTGCCCAAATCAAGGCGGCGCTAGCCGTCAACCAAGAACTATTGCACTTGTATTGGGACTTGGCGGAACAGATTGTTGCCAAACAACAGGCTGCATCATGGGGTGATGGCTTTTTGCAGCAGATGAGCCGCGACTTGCAGGCAGAATTTCCCGGTATGCGCGGATTTTCCAAGCGTAACTTGGAGCTGATGCGTCAATGGTATCGTTTCTGGTCAAGCACCCCCGCAATTACGCAACAGCTTGTTTCGCAATTACCGTGGGGACACAACTTAATCATCATCAGCAAAATCAAGCATCTTGACGAAGCCTTGTTTTACGTCCAGAAAACCATCGAAAATCATTGGTCACGCGCTGTCCTCATCCATCAAATCGAATCTGGCTTCTACCAACGCAATGGCAAAGCCATCAACAATTTTCAAGCAACCTTACCCGCGCCACATTCCGACCTTGCCCACCAAACCCTGAAAGACCCTTACTGTTTCGATTTTCTGATGCTGCGTGAAAAACACGATGAACGCGAACTTGAAAATGCGCTGATTGAACACATCACCCGTTTTTTGCTGGAATTGGGCGCAGGTTTTTCCTACATGGGGCGGCAATACCGACTGGAAGTAGCGGGGGATGAGTTCTTCATGGACTTATTGTTTTACCACGTGCGGCTGCATTGCTACGTGGTGATAGAACTCAAAACCGTCAAGTTCAAACCCGAATTTGTCGGAAAACTGAATTTCTACATTTCAGCCGTGGATAGCTTGCTAAGAACGGCTGAGGATAACCCTACTATTGGCATCCTAATCTGCAAATCCAAAAACGATACGGTGGTGGAATACGCGCTGCGAGATGTTCATAAACCCATCGGGGTGAGTGAATACACCATCACCAAACACTTGCCCGCCGATTTACAATCTTCTTTGCCCAGTATCGAGGAGATTGAAGCAGAACTAGGAAAAAACAGTGCCTAA
- a CDS encoding ZrgA family zinc uptake protein, whose product MKFPSTLISTLSLLLALSSSPLHADEHEEHGVHEHGAATLSLAVGEAGVDIMLESPAANIVGFEHAATTDEDKQTLADAQKKLEAGADLFAFNAEAGCTFNSAEVVSALLGNTNTEKHDDHSDMDVAWAFTCTAPAALTEVTTKLFAAFPDGFEHLKVEWVTDKSASAVALEKDDTIKLN is encoded by the coding sequence ATGAAATTCCCTAGCACCCTCATCAGTACCCTCAGCCTGCTGTTAGCGCTGTCCAGCAGCCCACTCCACGCCGACGAACATGAAGAGCACGGCGTACACGAACATGGCGCGGCTACCTTGTCGCTGGCCGTCGGGGAAGCGGGGGTCGACATCATGCTCGAATCCCCCGCCGCCAATATCGTGGGTTTTGAACACGCGGCCACCACCGATGAAGACAAGCAAACGCTGGCAGATGCACAGAAAAAGCTGGAAGCGGGCGCTGACTTGTTCGCCTTTAATGCTGAAGCTGGCTGTACTTTCAACAGTGCCGAAGTGGTTTCCGCCCTGTTGGGTAACACAAACACCGAAAAACATGACGATCACAGCGATATGGATGTGGCATGGGCGTTCACCTGCACCGCCCCGGCAGCGCTGACGGAAGTTACCACCAAACTGTTCGCCGCCTTCCCTGACGGCTTTGAGCACCTCAAGGTTGAGTGGGTAACAGATAAAAGCGCGTCAGCAGTGGCATTGGAAAAAGATGACACCATCAAACTAAACTGA